In Acipenser ruthenus chromosome 53, fAciRut3.2 maternal haplotype, whole genome shotgun sequence, the following proteins share a genomic window:
- the LOC131723168 gene encoding trichohyalin-like gives MILFTRGDYLEGRSIEQYIYEDGEEQRVQKCGNRYHVISNVDRSDHTQVTQLLDKIDNMVKRTGGCYLPNEIYQEVEERIRLKEQELNEKHKEELSKKEEVMYEKYEEEQCKREKEIKKKYEKEQSKREEDIKQKYKEEQSRREHEMKQNYEEEQCRREEEMKQKYEEEQRRRGEEMKQKYEEEQSRREEEMKQKYEEEQCRQEEEMKQKYEEEQYRREKEMKQKYKKEQCRREEEMKQKYEEEQCRQEEEMKQKYEEEQCRREKEMMEKLRKQMKEEELEKEPVDSNLPVRRRTSNEILPPKMSGDEGEAPLADIQVPPSPPELRMVLLGKTGAGKSAAGNTILGREEFRSEASSSAVTRECEKRKGQVAGRRVAVIDTPELSQDKLQIRSCVSLSAPGPHAFLLVIPVGRFTEEERRAVETVQEIFSEETVRRYIMLLFTHSDTLKGQSIKKYIKKQNRDLRQLLQKCGNRYHVLNNEDRSDHTQVTQLLDKIDNMVKGNNGRFYTSEIYCEGKERARVGYEKSKLLKERPGELELQLELRRKREKSNTGAEERDGGGIAEERERKKRQESEKRERGEQKGKFSWQKYKEKPTENQYLRASVVVTGGSVGAAIGAVAGAITGPVGAAAGAVLGAAAGVVI, from the exons ATGATCCTTTTCACCCGTGGGGATTATCTGGAAGGCAGGTCGATTGAGCAGTACATTTATGAAGATGGTGAGGAGCAGCGTGTTcagaaatgtgggaacaggtatcatgttaTCAGCAATGTGGACAGGAGCGATCacactcaggtcacacagctcctggacaagatagacaacatggtgaagAGAACTGGAGGCTGCTACCTCCCAAATGAGATTTACCAGGAGGTAGAAGAAAGGATTagactaaaggaacaggaactgaATGAGAAACACAAAGAGGAACTGAGCAAAAAAGAAGAGGTGATGTatgagaaatatgaggaggaacagtgtaagagagaaaaggaaattaaaaagaaatatgaGAAGGAACAGAGTAAGAGAGAAGAGgatataaaacagaaatataaggAGGAACAGAGTAGGAGAGAACATGAGATGAAACAGAActatgaggaggaacagtgtaggagagaagaggagatgaaacagaaatatgaggaggaacagaggaggagaggagaggagatgaaacagaaatatgaggaggaacagagtaggagagaagaggagatgaaacagaaatatgaggaggaacagtgtaggcaagaagaggagatgaaacagaaatatgaggaggaacagtatAGGCGAGAaaaggagatgaaacagaaatataagaaggaacagtgtaggagagaagaggagatgaaacagaaatatgaggaggaacagtgtaggcaagaagaggagatgaaacagaaatatgaggaggaacagtgtaggaGAGAAAAGGAGATGATGGAGAAGCTGAGGAAGCAAATGAAGGAAGAAGAGCTGGAGAAAGAGCCAGTGGACTCCAACCTTCCTGTCAGGAGAAGGACAAGCAATGAAATCTTACCTCCCAAGA tgtctGGAGATGAAGGAGAGGCTCCCCTTGCAGATATCCAAGTGCCTCCCAGCCCCCCTGAGCTGAGGATGGTGCTGCTTGGGAAGACTGGGGCTgggaagagtgcagcaggaaacaccATCTTGGGCAGAGAGGAGTTCAGATCTGAAGCCAGCTCCTCTGCAGTaacgagggagtgtgagaagagaaaagGACAAGTGGCTGGGAGACGTGTTGCTGTGATCGACACTCCAGAGCTCTCTCAGGACAAACTCCAGATTAGgagctgtgtttctctgtctgccccgggaccccacgctttcctcctggtgataccagtgggccgattcacagaggaagagaggagagcagtGGAGACAGTCCAGGAGATATTCAGTGAGGAGACTGTGAGGAGGTATATAATGCTACTTTTCACACATAGTGACACACTGAAAGGACAGAGCATTAAGAAGTACATTAAGAAACAGAACAGGGACCTCCGGCAGCTGCTTcagaaatgtgggaacaggtatcatgttctcaacaatGAGGACAGGAGCGATCACACTCAGGTtacacagctcctggacaagatagacaacatggtgaagggaAACAATGGCAGGTTCTACACCAGTGAGATCTACTGTGAGGGGAAAGAAAGGGCCAGGGTGGGGTATGAAAAGAGCAAACTGCTAAAGGAGAGGCCAGGAGAGCTGGAGCTACAACTGGAGCTGAGGAGAAAGAGGGAGAAATCCAATACTGGAGctgaagaaagagatggagggggaatagctgaagagagagagagaaagaaaaggcaAGAGAGTGAGAAGAGAGAAAGGGGGGAGCAGAAGGGAAAGTTTAGCTGGCAGAAGTACAAGGAAAAACCAACTGAAAATCAATATCTAAGGGCATCAGTAGTAGTTACTGGAGGATCAGTAGGGGCAGCAATAGGGGCAGTAGCTGGAGCCATCACAGGGCCAGtaggagctgcagcaggagcagTTTTAGGAGCTGCAGCAGGAGTGGTTATATGA